The following proteins are co-located in the Eleginops maclovinus isolate JMC-PN-2008 ecotype Puerto Natales chromosome 1, JC_Emac_rtc_rv5, whole genome shotgun sequence genome:
- the larp4aa gene encoding la ribonucleoprotein 4Aa isoform X1, whose translation MSSDQSGEPPLLQEDPGPETGGKDEAPLGSDGGSGGMVTSKGAGLNPNAKVWQEMPAAPSEAVTNSPHWPPSDIGEGYSEPSSAGCKPFTVGFTALDESGSSATAEIAVNGMDPPELGFSPAESTTGTPDSKTEEPSQISSENLRESLKKELEFYFSRENLSKDLYLMSQMDSDQFVPIWTIASMEGIKVLTTDMDLILDVLRSSPMVQVDEKGEKVRPNHKRCIIILREVPETTPVEEVEALFKSDNCPKVISVEFAHNNNWYITFQSDTDAQQAYKYLREEVKTFQGKPIMARIKAINTFFAKNGYRSMDSSLYAQQSQSQSQYSSPLYMQHVYPQQQYPVYGIVPPTWTPSPTPYFETPLAPFPNSSFVNGFGSAGHYKTGSNSLNITRPFNRNRNHVKPQVRTGEVTSASITPVPLESLTGLRSPQPPAPVATTLPVQAASDLNSAFSHLSSSSSSLDPSDDSGMAGRGRRSTTYRGTRRRREEDRIARPVPLTEIKVSQPKFDLAATNFPPLPGCVVSTQGEPVLENRMSDVVRGLYRDKTEQANKEATLSPASAQPPVTEEAVAVSSPVLPAAKPAAQPLGPTVPGIPRQEKRVERVEPPAPKVAPRTPVQTTVIPPPTTQPVPNPRPQPPAAAAAAAAVVAPVAASTPAVPSTPAPAAAPTPTATQEPRKLSYAEVCQRPPVAPAPVSTGTASGQPLRELRVNKAEDLGTGSVAGDKQEKVHDREGGWECKESRPPRERDSQGYYRSNGPRGSGGLKFREQRRPPPARRSSPQGGYRHTGKEQNIPPVSPK comes from the exons ATGAGTTCAGACCAGAGCGGAGAGCCGCCGCTGCTGCAGGAGGATCCCGGACCGGAGACCGGTGGGAAGGACGAGGCTCCGCTGGGGAGCGACGGAGGGTCAGGCGGCATG GTCACCTCTAAGGGCGCCGGTTTGAACCCAAATGCCAAAGTGTGGCAGGAGATGCCCGCGGCCCCCAGCGAGGCTGTTACCAACAGTCCTCATTGGCCCCCCTCAGACATCGGTGAGG GTTATTCTGAGCCTTCGTCTGCAGGGTGTAAGCCATTCACTGTGGGATTCACAGCCCTGGATGAAAGCGGCTCCTCGGCAACAGCTGAGATAGCAGTAAATGGAATGGACCCTCCAGAGCTGGGCTTTTCCCCTGCTGAGTCAACCACGGGGACCCCAG ATTCTAAAACTGAAGAACCGTCTCAGATCTCCTCTGAGAATCTACGAGAGTCTCTGAAGAAGGAGCTGGAGTTTTATTTTTCCAG AGAAAACCTCTCAAAGGATTTGTACCTGATGTCCCAGATGGACAGTGACCAGTTTGTCCCTATTTGGACTATTGCCAGCATGGAGGGCATCAAGGTCCTCACCACTGACATGGACCTCATCCTGGATGTGTTGAGAT CCTCTCCTATGGTACAAGTGGATGAGAAAGGGGAGAAGGTGCGTCCTAATCACAAGCGGTGCATTATCATTCTGAGGGAGGTACCTGAAACCACTCCTGTTGAG GAAGTGGAGGCACTGTTCAAAAGTGACAACTGCCCAAAAGTGATCAGTGTTGAGTTTGCGCACAACAACAACTGGTACATCACATTCCAATCAGACACAGACGCTCAGCAG GCATACAAGTATTTGAGAGAGGAAGTAAAAACGTTTCAGGGAAAACCCATTATG GCCAGGATAAAGGCCATCAACACATTCTTTGCAAAGAATGGCTACCGTAGCATGGACAGCAGCCTCTACGCACAGCAGTCCCAGAGCCAGTCCCAGTACAGCTCTCCGCTCTACATGCAGCACGTCTACCCCCAGCAGCAGTACCCGGTCTACGGCATCGTACCTCCCACCTGGACACCTTCGCCCACACCGTATTTTGAAACTCCTCTG GCCCCGTTTCCCAACAGTAGCTTTGTGAATGGATTTGGCTCAGCTGGACACTACAAAACTGGCTCCAATTCTCTCAATATCACTCGCCCATTCAACAGAAACCG AAACCATGTGAAGCCCCAGGTGAGGACAGGCGAGGTGACTTCAGCGTCTATAACTCCTGTCCCCCTGGAGAGTCTGACTGGACTGCGCAGCCCGCAGCCCCCCGCTCCCGTCGCCACCACCCTCCCGGTCCAGGCCGCCTCTGACCTGAACTCCGCGTTCTCGcatctttcctcctcttcctcgtctttGGATCCCAGTGATGACAGCGGCATGGCAGGACGTGGAAG ACGGAGCACAACCTACAGAGGAACACGGAGGAGGCGAGAAGAGGACCGGATTGCG AGGCCTGTACCGCTAACGGAGATCAAGGTTTCTCAACCGAAGTTTGACTTGGCTGCTACCAATTTCCCACCTCTCCCTGGCTGCGTGGTCAGCACACAGGGAGAGCCAGTGCTGGAAAACCGAATGTCTGATGTTGTACGCGGTTTATACAGGGACAAG ACGGAACAAGCCAATAAAGAAGCCACTCTGAGTCCAGCTTCGGCCCAACCACCAGTCACAGAGGAGGCTGTGGCTGTCTCTAGTCCTGTCCTGCCAGCAGCCAAACCTGCTGCCCAACCACTCGGACCCACCGTCCCTGG tatCCCACGTCAGGAGAAGAGGGTTGAACGGGTGGAGCCTCCTGCTCCAAAAGTGGCTCCGCGCACGCCAGTTCAAACTACCGTTATCCCACCCCCCACCACTCAACCGGTGCCTAACCCCAGGCCTCagccccctgctgctgctgctgctgctgctgctgttgttgcccCTGTCGCTGCCTCCACACCAGCAGTTCCAAGCACGCCGGCTCCTGCTGCAGCCCCTACTCCCACCGCCACGCAG GAGCCACGCAAGCTCAGCTACGCGGAGGTGTGCCAACGGCCACCTGTGGCCCCTGCCCCAGTTTCCACAGGCACAGCGTCAGGCCAGCCCTTACGCGAGTTGCGCGTGAACAAAGCTGAGGATCTGGGCACCGGCAGTGTTGCCGGAGACAAGCAGGAGAAAGTCCATGACAGGGAGGGGGGATGGGAATGCAAGGAGAGCCGACCTCCACGTGAACGTGACTCTCAAGGCTACTACCGCAGCAATGGCCCCAGAGGCAGCGGGGGCCTCAAGTTTCGGGAACAGAGGCGCCCGCCTCCAGCCCGACGCAGCTCTCCGCAGGGAGGCTACAGGCACACTGGCAAAGAGCAGAATATCCCTCCAGTATCGCCAAAGTAA
- the larp4aa gene encoding la ribonucleoprotein 4Aa isoform X2, which translates to MSSDQSGEPPLLQEDPGPETGGKDEAPLGSDGGSGGMVTSKGAGLNPNAKVWQEMPAAPSEAVTNSPHWPPSDIGYSEPSSAGCKPFTVGFTALDESGSSATAEIAVNGMDPPELGFSPAESTTGTPDSKTEEPSQISSENLRESLKKELEFYFSRENLSKDLYLMSQMDSDQFVPIWTIASMEGIKVLTTDMDLILDVLRSSPMVQVDEKGEKVRPNHKRCIIILREVPETTPVEEVEALFKSDNCPKVISVEFAHNNNWYITFQSDTDAQQAYKYLREEVKTFQGKPIMARIKAINTFFAKNGYRSMDSSLYAQQSQSQSQYSSPLYMQHVYPQQQYPVYGIVPPTWTPSPTPYFETPLAPFPNSSFVNGFGSAGHYKTGSNSLNITRPFNRNRNHVKPQVRTGEVTSASITPVPLESLTGLRSPQPPAPVATTLPVQAASDLNSAFSHLSSSSSSLDPSDDSGMAGRGRRSTTYRGTRRRREEDRIARPVPLTEIKVSQPKFDLAATNFPPLPGCVVSTQGEPVLENRMSDVVRGLYRDKTEQANKEATLSPASAQPPVTEEAVAVSSPVLPAAKPAAQPLGPTVPGIPRQEKRVERVEPPAPKVAPRTPVQTTVIPPPTTQPVPNPRPQPPAAAAAAAAVVAPVAASTPAVPSTPAPAAAPTPTATQEPRKLSYAEVCQRPPVAPAPVSTGTASGQPLRELRVNKAEDLGTGSVAGDKQEKVHDREGGWECKESRPPRERDSQGYYRSNGPRGSGGLKFREQRRPPPARRSSPQGGYRHTGKEQNIPPVSPK; encoded by the exons ATGAGTTCAGACCAGAGCGGAGAGCCGCCGCTGCTGCAGGAGGATCCCGGACCGGAGACCGGTGGGAAGGACGAGGCTCCGCTGGGGAGCGACGGAGGGTCAGGCGGCATG GTCACCTCTAAGGGCGCCGGTTTGAACCCAAATGCCAAAGTGTGGCAGGAGATGCCCGCGGCCCCCAGCGAGGCTGTTACCAACAGTCCTCATTGGCCCCCCTCAGACATCG GTTATTCTGAGCCTTCGTCTGCAGGGTGTAAGCCATTCACTGTGGGATTCACAGCCCTGGATGAAAGCGGCTCCTCGGCAACAGCTGAGATAGCAGTAAATGGAATGGACCCTCCAGAGCTGGGCTTTTCCCCTGCTGAGTCAACCACGGGGACCCCAG ATTCTAAAACTGAAGAACCGTCTCAGATCTCCTCTGAGAATCTACGAGAGTCTCTGAAGAAGGAGCTGGAGTTTTATTTTTCCAG AGAAAACCTCTCAAAGGATTTGTACCTGATGTCCCAGATGGACAGTGACCAGTTTGTCCCTATTTGGACTATTGCCAGCATGGAGGGCATCAAGGTCCTCACCACTGACATGGACCTCATCCTGGATGTGTTGAGAT CCTCTCCTATGGTACAAGTGGATGAGAAAGGGGAGAAGGTGCGTCCTAATCACAAGCGGTGCATTATCATTCTGAGGGAGGTACCTGAAACCACTCCTGTTGAG GAAGTGGAGGCACTGTTCAAAAGTGACAACTGCCCAAAAGTGATCAGTGTTGAGTTTGCGCACAACAACAACTGGTACATCACATTCCAATCAGACACAGACGCTCAGCAG GCATACAAGTATTTGAGAGAGGAAGTAAAAACGTTTCAGGGAAAACCCATTATG GCCAGGATAAAGGCCATCAACACATTCTTTGCAAAGAATGGCTACCGTAGCATGGACAGCAGCCTCTACGCACAGCAGTCCCAGAGCCAGTCCCAGTACAGCTCTCCGCTCTACATGCAGCACGTCTACCCCCAGCAGCAGTACCCGGTCTACGGCATCGTACCTCCCACCTGGACACCTTCGCCCACACCGTATTTTGAAACTCCTCTG GCCCCGTTTCCCAACAGTAGCTTTGTGAATGGATTTGGCTCAGCTGGACACTACAAAACTGGCTCCAATTCTCTCAATATCACTCGCCCATTCAACAGAAACCG AAACCATGTGAAGCCCCAGGTGAGGACAGGCGAGGTGACTTCAGCGTCTATAACTCCTGTCCCCCTGGAGAGTCTGACTGGACTGCGCAGCCCGCAGCCCCCCGCTCCCGTCGCCACCACCCTCCCGGTCCAGGCCGCCTCTGACCTGAACTCCGCGTTCTCGcatctttcctcctcttcctcgtctttGGATCCCAGTGATGACAGCGGCATGGCAGGACGTGGAAG ACGGAGCACAACCTACAGAGGAACACGGAGGAGGCGAGAAGAGGACCGGATTGCG AGGCCTGTACCGCTAACGGAGATCAAGGTTTCTCAACCGAAGTTTGACTTGGCTGCTACCAATTTCCCACCTCTCCCTGGCTGCGTGGTCAGCACACAGGGAGAGCCAGTGCTGGAAAACCGAATGTCTGATGTTGTACGCGGTTTATACAGGGACAAG ACGGAACAAGCCAATAAAGAAGCCACTCTGAGTCCAGCTTCGGCCCAACCACCAGTCACAGAGGAGGCTGTGGCTGTCTCTAGTCCTGTCCTGCCAGCAGCCAAACCTGCTGCCCAACCACTCGGACCCACCGTCCCTGG tatCCCACGTCAGGAGAAGAGGGTTGAACGGGTGGAGCCTCCTGCTCCAAAAGTGGCTCCGCGCACGCCAGTTCAAACTACCGTTATCCCACCCCCCACCACTCAACCGGTGCCTAACCCCAGGCCTCagccccctgctgctgctgctgctgctgctgctgttgttgcccCTGTCGCTGCCTCCACACCAGCAGTTCCAAGCACGCCGGCTCCTGCTGCAGCCCCTACTCCCACCGCCACGCAG GAGCCACGCAAGCTCAGCTACGCGGAGGTGTGCCAACGGCCACCTGTGGCCCCTGCCCCAGTTTCCACAGGCACAGCGTCAGGCCAGCCCTTACGCGAGTTGCGCGTGAACAAAGCTGAGGATCTGGGCACCGGCAGTGTTGCCGGAGACAAGCAGGAGAAAGTCCATGACAGGGAGGGGGGATGGGAATGCAAGGAGAGCCGACCTCCACGTGAACGTGACTCTCAAGGCTACTACCGCAGCAATGGCCCCAGAGGCAGCGGGGGCCTCAAGTTTCGGGAACAGAGGCGCCCGCCTCCAGCCCGACGCAGCTCTCCGCAGGGAGGCTACAGGCACACTGGCAAAGAGCAGAATATCCCTCCAGTATCGCCAAAGTAA